One part of the Lycium ferocissimum isolate CSIRO_LF1 chromosome 8, AGI_CSIRO_Lferr_CH_V1, whole genome shotgun sequence genome encodes these proteins:
- the LOC132068383 gene encoding probable methyltransferase PMT23, with amino-acid sequence MAISSSMKNLFKERKIPFLFSFFLLLIFVTFILISNSQKSPIYITTGISQHHFATPSLPFSRNPINSQESQTQLNPISNNSTPSNDVQSNDTKNDELDVLSNDTKKDELDVEKFDDWKLCKGLGLVAVDYIPCLDNWEAIKALKSRRHMEHRERHCPHPSPRCLIPLPDGYKVPVPWPKSRDMIWYNNVPHPKLVEYKKDQNWVVKSGDYLVFPGGGTQFKDGVTNYIESIQKAFPEIEWGKHIRVILDVGCGVASFGGYLLDKNVITMSFAPKDEHEAQIQFALERGIPATLSVIGTRKLPYPDNAYDMIHCARCRVHWDGDGGKPLMELNRILRPGGYFIWSATPVYRDDERDKRVWKAMVALTEAICWKVVKKTFFDSAGIGLIIYQKPVSSSCYENRRENSRPLCDQNNRSNSSWYASLDSCLVPLPTSSSGNTYEWPAPWPQRLNSKPERLSLTTDAEDVFDQDTKHWAALVSDVYLGGLAINWSSVRNVMDMNAGYGGFASAIIDRPLWVMNVVPISGPDTLSIIFDRGLIGIYHDWCESFNTYPRTYDLLHSSFLFGNLTQRCDMVEVVVEMDRIVRPGGFVLVQDTLPMLNKLSSILQSLHWSVTLHQEQFLVGKKGFWRPHDKVRI; translated from the exons ATGGCCATATCATCATCCATGAAAAACCTCTTCAAAGAGCGCAAAATCCCatttttgttctcttttttccttttattaatCTTTGTCACTTTCATTCTCATTTCCAACTCTCAAAAATCACCTATTTATATCACAACCGGCATTTCTCAGCACCATTTTGCAACTCCATCACTACCCTTTTCAAGAAATCCAATAAATTCTCAAGAATCTCAAACTCAGTTGAATCCCATCAGTAATAATTCAACCCCATCTAATGATGTTCAATCAAATGATacaaaaaatgatgaattgg ATGTTCTATCAAATGATACAAAAAAAGATGAATTGGATGTGGAGAAATTTGATGATTGGAAGCTATGTAAGGGTTTAGGTTTAGTGGCAGTTGATTATATACCTTGTCTTGATAATTGGGAGGCGATAAAGGCGTTGAAATCGAGGAGGCATATGGAGCATAGAGAAAGGCATTGTCCTCACCCGAGTCCGAGGTGTTTGATTCCATTGCCTGATGGGTATAAAGTGCCAGTTCCATGGCCTAAGAGCAGGGACATG ATATGGTACAACAATGTTCCTCATCCTAAGCTTGTGGAATATAAGAAGGACCAGAATTGGGTGGTCAAATCTGGGGATTATCTTGTTTTTCCTGGTGGTGGAACACAATTCAAGGATGGAGTCACAAACTATATCGAGTCCATTCAAAAG GCTTTTCCAGAAATTGAATGGGGAAAGCATATAAGGGTCATTTTAGATGTCGGTTGCGGTGTTGCTAGCTTTGGTGGTTATTTGCTGGATAAAAATGTCATTACTATGTCATTTGCACCAAAGGATGAACATGAGGCTCAGATACAGTTTGCGCTCGAGCGTGGAATCCCCGCTACTCTCTCAGTCATTGGAACTCGAAAGCTGCCATATCCAGATaatgcatatgatatgattcatTGTGCAAGATGCAGGGTTCATTGGGATGGAGATG GAGGAAAACCGTTGATGGAACTAAACCGGATTCTCAGGCCTGGAGGATATTTCATATGGTCAGCAACGCCAGTTTATCGGGATGACGAAAGAGATAAGAGAGTCTGGAAAG CAATGGTTGCACTAACTGAAGCAATATGCTGGAAGGTGGTGAAGAAGACCTTTTTCGACTCAGCTGGCATTGGGCTaattatatatcaaaagccAGTTTCATCTTCTTGCTATGAAAACCGCAGAGAAAATAGCCGACCTCTATGTGACCAGAACAACAGATCAAATAGTTCATG GTACGCGTCACTGGACAGCTGTCTTGTACCGCTCCCCACGAGCAGCAGTGGCAATACATATGAGTGGCCGGCACCCTGGCCTCAGAGGCTCAACAGTAAACCTGAGCGCTTATCCCTAACAACAGATGCTGAAGATGTTTTCGATCAGGACACGAAACACTGGGCAGCATTGGTGTCGGATGTTTACTTAGGTGGCCTAGCTATAAATTGGTCAAGTGTGAGGAACGTGATGGACATGAATGCTGGTTATGGAGG GTTTGCCTCAGCAATTATTGATCGACCCCTATGGGTAATGAACGTCGTCCCCATCAGCGGGCCAGATACTCTCTCCATTATCTTTGATAGAGGGCTGATTGGTATATACCATGACTGGTGCGAGTCCTTCAACACGTATCCTCGGACATACGATCTTCTACATTCCAGCTTCCTTTTTGGAAATTTAACTCAAAG ATGTGACATGGTGGAAGTAGTTGTGGAGATGGATAGAATAGTGAGACCAGGTGGATTTGTTTTAGTTCAAGACACATTGCCGATGCTTAACAAGCTTAGCTCAATTCTACAGTCACTTCATTGGTCAGTAACTCTGCATCAAGAACAGTTTCTTGTTGGTAAAAAAGGATTTTGGCGTCCACATGACAAAGTCAGAATATGA